From a region of the Poecile atricapillus isolate bPoeAtr1 chromosome 4, bPoeAtr1.hap1, whole genome shotgun sequence genome:
- the WDR1 gene encoding WD repeat-containing protein 1 — protein MPYEIKKVFASLPQVERGVSKIIGGDPKGNNFLYTNGKCVVIRNVDNPAIADIYTEHAHQVVVAKYAPSGFYIASGDVSGKLRIWDTTQKEHLLKYEYQPFAGKIKDLAWTEDSKRIAVVGEGREKFGAVFLWDSGSSVGEITGHNKVINSVDIKQTRPYRLATGSDDNCAAFFEGPPFKFKFTLSDHTRFVNCVRFSPDGNRFATASADGQIFVYDGKTGEKVCALGGGKAHDGGIYAISWSPDSSQLLSASGDKTAKIWDVGANSIVNTFNMGSNVLDQQLGCLWQKEHLLTISLSGYINYLDKNNPNKPLRVIKGHSKSIQCLTVHKNGGKSYIYSGSNDGHINYWDSETGENDGFSGKGHTNQVSRMAVDEMDQLVTCSMDDTVRYTNLSKRDYSGQDAVKMDVQPKCLAVGPGGYTVVLCIGQIVLMKDKKKCFAVDDLGYEPEAVAIHPAGSTAAVGGADGNVHLYSIQGTSLKSDDKTLEAKGPVTDLAYSHDGAFLAVCDANKVVTVFSVADGYAEHNVFYGHHAKVVCIAWSPDNEHFASGGMDMMVYVWTVSDPETRVKIPDAHRLHHVSGLAWLDEHTLVTTSHDASVKEWSISYN, from the exons ATGCCGTACGAGATCA aaaaagtgTTTGCCAGCCTTCCGCAGGTTGAACGAGGCGTTTCCAAAATTATTGGAGGTGATCCTAAGGGCAACAATTTTCTTTACACCAATGGAAAATGTGTCGTCATCAGAAACGTTGAT AATCCTGCAATTGCTGACATCTACACTGAGCATGCCCACCAGGTTGTAGTTGCCAAGTATGCTCCCAGTGGATTCTACATAGCCTCTGGAG ATGTCTCTGGAAAGCTGAGAATCTGGGATACTACACAGAAAGAACACCTGCTGAAGTATGAGTATCAGCcatttgcaggaaaaataaaggacCTTGCATGGACTGAAGACAGCAAGAGAATTGCTGTGGttggagaaggaagggaaaa GTTCGGAGCAGTGTTCCTGTGGGATAGTGGCTCTTCTGTTGGTGAGATTACTGGGCACAATAAGGTGATCAATAGTGTGGACATTAAGCAAACGAGACCATATCGTCTGGCAACTGGCAGTGATGACAACTGTGCTGCTTTCTTTGAGGGACCGCCATTCAAGTTCAAGTTTACACTAAGC GACCATACACGGTTTGTGAACTGTGTGAGGTTTTCTCCTGATGGGAACAGATTTGCTACAGCTAGTGCAGATGGGCAG atttttgtcTATGATGGGAAGACTGGAGAGAAAGTGTGCGCTCTTGGTGGAGGCAAAGCACACGATGGAGGTATTTATGCC ATTAGTTGGAGCCCTGACAGTAGTCAGTTGCTTTCTGCTTCTGGAGATAAAACTGCTAAAATCTGGGATGTTGGTGCTAATTCTATTGTAAATACTTTTAACATGGGATCAAACGTGTTGGATCAGCAGCTGGGTTGCTTGTGGCAGAAAGAGCATTTACTGACTATCTCCCTGTCTGGCTATATCAATTATTTGGACAAGAACAATCCAAATAAGCCTTTACGTGTCATAAAG GGTCATAGTAAATCAATTCAGTGTCTTACGGTGCACAAAAATGGTGGAAAGTCCTATATTTACTCTGGAAGTAATGATGGTCATATTA ATTATTGGGATTCTGAAACTGGAGAGAATGATGGCTTTTCTGGGAAAGGCCACACAAACCAGGTTTCTAGAATGGCAGTGGATGAAATGGACCAGCTGGTCACCTGCAGTATGGATGACACTGTGCGCTATACCAACCTTAGCAAGAGAGATTACAG TGGCCAGGATGCTGTGAAAATGGATGTTCAGCCAAAATGTTTAGCTGTGGGTCCTGGTGGTTACACTGTAGTTTTATGCATTGGACAA ATTGTCTTgatgaaagacaagaaaaagtgTTTTGCAGTTGATGACCTTGGCTATGAGCCAGAAGCTGTAGCCATTCACCCTGCAGGAAGtacagcagcagtgggaggagCG GATGGGAATGTCCATTTGTATTCAATCCAAGGAACCTCTTTGAAAAGTGATGATAAGACTTTGGAAGCTAAAGGTCCTGTTACTGACCTGGCATATTCTCACGATGGTGCCTTTCTTGCAGTCTGTGATGCAAACAAAGTTGTCACTGTCTTTAGTGTTGCTGATGGCTACGCG GAGCATAATGTCTTTTACGGACACCATGCAAAAGTTGTTTGTATTGCATGGTCACCAGACAATGAACACTTTGCTTCTGGAGGCATGGACATGATGGTATATGTTTGGACTGTGAGTGATCCAGAGACCAGAGTCAAGATACCAG ATGCCCACAGACTACATCATGTAAGCGGCTTGGCGTGGCTGGATGAACATACTCTGGTAACAACATCCCACGATGCTTCTGTTAAAGAGTGGTCTATCTCCTACAATTGA